Genomic segment of Oceanimonas sp. GK1:
TGCAGTGAAATAAAGACGAACAGCACGGTGGAAGCGCCGCGATGCCGGACAACCGGACGGTTGCCGAATGCCGCTACTGTAAGGGATTTGAATGGCATTGCACACCATGGTGTCCGGTCCTGCGACGGGAGCGGCATTAACGGAGCCGGCGCTCGCTGCCGAGGGCGCCCGGCGAAGGCTTTTGTCAATCGCCGATTGTGCTAGAATGTGCGCACTTTTCTGCAAACAAGGATTCCCATGAAGGTAATCGAAGGGCTGATGGCCGCACCCGAGGCCAAAGTGGCCATCGTGGTCGCCCGCTTCAACAGCTTTATCAACGACAGCCTGGTGGCCGGTGCCCTCGACGTGCTCAAGCGTCAGGGTCAGGTCAAGGACGACAACATCACCCTGGTACGGGTACCGGGCGCGGTGGAAATTGCACTGGCCTGTAAAAAGCTGGCCAAAACCGGCAAGTACGACGCCATTGTGGCCTTGGGCTGCGTGATCCGCGGCGGCACCTACCATTTCGATCTGGTGGCCAACGAAAACAGCAAAACCATGAGCAGCGTGATGATGGACTATGAAATCCCCGTCGCGTTTGGCGTGCTGACCACCGAAAACATTGAACAAGCCATCGAGCGCGCCGGCACCAAGGCGGGTAACAAGGGCGCGGAAGCGGCCCTGAGCGCGCTGGAAATGATTAACGTCCTGCAGCAGCTGGACTGAGAGGAGTACTGCATTGAAACCGTCTGAACGCCGCAAGGCCCGCCGATTCGCCACCCAGGCCATTTACCAGTGGCAAATGACCAAGGACAACGTGGCCGACATTGCCCAGCAGTTTGCCCTGGAGCAAGAGACCAAGGGCGTGGACATGGACTATTTCCGTGATCTGCTGTTTGGTGTGTCGGTACACGCCACCGATCTGGATGGCGTTTTTTCCCCTTACCTGTCCCGCCCGCTGGCCGAGCTCGACATGGTAGACAAGGCGGTGCTGAGGTTGGCCTGCTACGAGCTGACCCGGCGTGAAGACGTGCCTTATCGGGTCGTGATCAACGAAGCCATTGAGCTGGCTAAGGCGTTCGCCGCCGAAGACAGTCACAAGTTCGTGAATGGCGTGCTCGACAAGGTCGTCAAGCAGTTGAAAAAATAACGGGATGCACGGGAAAAAAGCCAGCTGACGCTGGCTTTTCATTTTCTATGAATGAATTTGAAATAATAAAACAATATTTTACCGGTCACAGTGGTCGCAAGGACGTGATCATGGGCCCGGGCGACGACTGCGCCCTGCTGCAGATGCCGCCCAATACCTGGCTGGCGGTCAGCACCGACACCCTGGTGGCAGACGTTCATTTTTTTGCCGGTATGGATCCGGTGGCGCTGGGTCACCGAGCCCTGGCGGTTAACCTGTCGGATCTGGCGGCCATGGGCGCCGATCCCTGCTGGGTGTCGCTGGCGCTGACGTTGCCGCAGGTTGATGAAGCCTGGCTTAAGGGCTTTTGCGAAGGTTTCTTTGAACTGGCGGAATATTACAACGTGGCCCTGGTGGGGGGCGACATGACCAAAGGACCGCTGTCGATCACCGTGACCGTGCACGGCACCCTGCCGGAAGGCAAGGGCCTGCGCCGCAACGGCGCCAGGGCCGGCGACGGTATTTACGTCACCGGCACCCTGGGGGATGCGGCCCTGGGCCTGCAGCAGCAACTGGGTCATATTCAGGTCGGTGAATCCCATCAGGACTTTGTGCGCACCAAGTTTGAGCACCCCCACCCGCGCATTCTGGCGGGGCAGGCCCTGCGCGACATTGCCTCCAGTGCCCTGGACTTGTCCGATGGCCTGCTCGGGGATCTGGGCCACATTACCACCGCCTCCAACGTGCGTGCCGTGCTGGAACTGGAGCAGCTGCCCCTGAGCCAGGCCATGACCGACACTGTTGAGCTGGAGCGGGCCTGGCAACTGGCGCTGACCGGCGGTGACGACTACGAGCTGTGCTTTACTGTGCCCGAGGTACACCGGGGCCAGCTGGAAACCGCGCTGGCCCATTGCGGCGTTAAATTCACCCGCATCGGCCGCATGGTGGCCGGCGAGCCCGGCGTTGAGCTGCATGCGGACGGCAAGCCCTATCAGCTGGCCGCCAGAAGCTGGGATCATTTCCGGAGCGGCGAATGAGAAAGCCGGAGCTTGCCGCACTGAAGCTGTCCAACCCGTTGCACCTGTTGGCCCTGGGCTTTGGCTCTGGCTTAAGCCCCATCATGCCCGGCACCATGGGTACTCTGGCGGCCATTCCGTTCTATCTGCTGATAGCCGACTTGCCGCTGTGGCTGTATGGGGTGCTGCTGCTGGTGGGCTTTGTGGCCGGCATTAAAATCTGCAACGCCGCCACCGCCGCCATTGGCCGGCACGATCACGGCGCCATCGTATGGGACGAGTTTATCGGCTTTGGGGTCACCATGGTGGCGGCGCCGGCGGGCTGGCAGTGGCTTGCCACGGGTTTTGTGTTGTTCCGTTTTTTTGACATGGTCAAGCCCTGGCCCATCGGCTGGTTCGACCGCCGGGTGCACGGCGGTTTTGGCATTATGCTCGACGATGTTATTGCCGGCCTCTTTGCCCTAGCCTGCCTGCAGGGCCTGGCGCTGTACTTCTAATTTATCTGCCACCCCGTGAAGGCCTTCAAGGGGTCACCCAGGTGAAGGCCTTCCAACTACGTCACTTCCGCGAAGGCCTTCAAACTACCTCCCCCCCGCGAAGGCGGGGGGTACGTGTGGCCCACACGGGTTAACAGCCGGCGCCGGGTTTCTGGATTCTCACTTTCGTGGGAATAACGGTCTTGGCGTGTATTCCCCTGGCTTCTTTGCTCATGTTTATTGCCTGCCTATGCATGACGACTTAGTCACAAGCTCTGCATTGTTTTTCAAAACCAAATAAATCCTCTGTAAATTTGATGTTGATCCGTCATATCAATCTTTATCTTTCCCCCGTAACCAGATTAGAATGCACCGAAATGTTATTTTTTTGTTGCATTTGGGCCGGGTGGCTTGTTGCCGATTGAAGCTATAGTAAAGGGCACTTCTGAATCTCGGCCGCCGGCAGGCAACAAGGGATGAACCCGCGTTTAAGGATGAGCATGTCGTTACTGGAAGTTAAAAATCTGCGGATTGAATATCCGTCCCGCCATGGCGTGATGGCCGCGGTGGAAGATCTCTCCTTCAGCATCGAAAAGGGCGAAATACTGGGCGTGGTCGGGGAGTCCGGCGCCGGCAAGTCTACCATCGGCAACGCCGTTATCGATCTGCTCAGCCCGCCCGGGCGCATTGCCCGCGGCGATGTCTGGCTGGATGGGGAGAAAATCTCCGGGCAGCCCTCCGCCGCCATGAGCGCGGTGCGGGGCAAGCGCATCGGCTTTATTTTTCAGGATCCCATGACCTCGCTGAACCCGCTGTTTACCGTGGAATTTCAGATGGTGGAAACCCTGCTGGCCAACACCGGGCTCGGCCGGGAGGCGGCCCGTAACAAGGCCATTGCCCTGCTCGACGCCGTGGGCATTGCCCAGCCGGAGCTGCGCATCAAACAATATCCACACCAGTTTTCCGGCGGCATGCGCCAGCGGGTGGTGATCGCCATTGCGCTGTCTTGCGATCCTGAGCTGATCATTGCCGACGAGCCCACCACGGCGCTGGATGTGTCGATTCAGGATCAGATCCTCACCCTCATTCGCAGCCTGTGCAAGGAGCGCAACGTCGGCTGCATGCTGGTGACCCACGACATGGGAGTGGTGTCGAACGTCACCGATCGGGTGGCGGTTATGTATCGGGGCCGGCTGATGGAAATCGGCCCCACCGAGCAAGTGCTGGGCCGCCCGGAGCATGCCTATACCAAAAGCCTGATCTCCGCCGTGCCCCGCTCCGACATCAAGCTGCGCCGCTTTCCGCTGGTGTCCTATATCGAGGATGCCAAAGAGAAGGTTAGCCTGGATCTGAAACATCACTGGCTGGGCCAGAGCCAGGATCAGCGGGCCTACGACGGCGCCCTGCTCAGGGTGGAGCACTGCAACCTGCGCTTTGTCACCAAGGACTCGATTTTTCCGTCCCGCCGGGAGTACCTGCAGGCCACCAATGATGTGAGCTTTGAGATTTTTGAAGGCGAAACCTTTGGCCTGGTGGGGGAGTCGGGCTCCGGCAAGTCCACCATTGCCCGGGCCATTACTGGCCTCTATCCGCCCGATACCGGCAAAATCTGGTTTGAGGGCATTGAGCTCACCGCCATCAGAACCGAGCAGGAGCGCCGCCCCCTGCGCCGGCAGATGCAGATGGTGTTTCAGAACCCCTATTCCTCCCTCAATCCGCGCATGCGGGTGGCAGACATTATCGCCGAGCCCATCCGTTTTCATGGCCTGGCCGCAAGCGAGGGGCAAATTCGCGGCATCGTGGCCGACTTGCTCGACTACGTGGGCCTGGGCCGGGCCGCCGGGGTGAAGTTTCCCCACGAGTTTTCCGGCGGTCAGCGCCAGCGCATTTCCATTGCCCGGGCCCTGGCCACCCGGCCGAGGCTGCTGATCTGCGATGAGCCCACCTCGGCGCTGGACGTGTCGGTGCAGGCACAGATCCTCAACCTGCTCAAGGATCTGCAGGACGAGCTGAAACTCACCATGCTGTTTATCAGCCACGATCTGCCGGTGATCCGGCAGATGTGCGATCGCATCGGGGTAATGAAAAAAGGCACCCTGGTGGAGGTGGCGCCCACCGAGCAACTCTTTACCAACGCCGCGGATCCCTACAGCCGTTCGCTGATTTCCCTGATGCCCGAGTTCAGGGGCATGTCCCGGGAAGGGCTGGATATTTCGGAACAGGCCTGACGGCCTACTTTAACCCTGTAAATGGAGTGCGACATGAAAAAAGGACTCAACAGAATAGCCGCTGCGCTGGTGGCCGCCGGTTTTGCCTTCAGTGTGCAGGCCGCCGACATCACCATTGCCTATGATGCCGATCCGGTGTCGATGGATCCTCACGAGCAGTTGTCGGGCGCCACCCTGGAAATGTCCCACCTGGTATTCGATCCCCTGGTGCGCTGGACCAGGGACTTTAAATTTGAGCCTCGGCTGGCCGAAAAATGGGAGCGGGTGGATGACAACACCATGCGCTTTCATCTGCGCCAGGGGGTGAAGTTTCACAGCGGCAACGACTTTACCGCCGACGACGTGGTGTGGACCTTTAACCGGCTGAAAACCTCCCCCGACTTCAAGGCCATTTTCGAGCCCTTTGCCGAGGCCAGAAAGGTGGACGATCACACCGTGGATCTGGTGACCAAGGGGCCCTTTCCGCTGGTGCTGAATACCGTCACCTACCTGTTTCCGATGGACAGCCAGTTCTACAGCGGCACCACCGCCGACGGCAAGGACAAGGGCGAAGTGGTCAAGCACGGCAGCTCTTTTGCCTCCACCAACCCTTCGGGCACCGGGCCATTCAAGCTCAAGTTCCGCCAGCAGGGCGTGAAGGTGGAATATGAGCGCAACGCCGATTACTGGGACAAAACGTCACCCGGCAACGTGGACAACATGACCCTGGTGCCGATTAAGGAAGACGCGACGCGGGTAGCGGCGCTGCTGGCCGGTGACGTGGACTTTATCAAGCCGGTGTCGCCCAACGATCACAAGCGGGTGGAGTCGGCCAGCGGCGTGAAACTGATCACCGAGCCGGGCACTCGCATTATTACCTTCCAGCTCAATCAGGACCGTTTTGAGCCATTCCGTGATGTGCGCGTCCGCCAGGCGGTGAACTATGCCATCAACCAGGAAGGCATCGTCCAGCGCATCATGCGCGGCTTCGCCACCACCGCCGGCCAGCAGGCGCCCGCCGGCTATGTGGGGCACAACCCGGAGCTGGTGCCGTTGTTTGATCTGGACAAGGCCAAGGCGCTGATGGCCGAGGCCGGCTATCAGGACGGCTTCAAGGTCAGCATGATCGCCCCCAACAACCGCTATGTGAACGACTACCGTATTGCCGAGGCGGTCAAGGCCATGCTGGCGCGCATCAATATCGACGTGGATCTCAAGACCATGCCGGTGGCCCAGTACTGGCCGGAGTTCGACAAGTGCGCCGCCGACATGCTGATGATCGGCTGGCACTCCGACACCGAAGACACCGCCAATTTCTCGGAATTCCTGACCATGACCCGCAACGAGGAAACCGGCCGGGGCCAGTATAACTGCGGCCATTATTCCAACCCCGAGCTGGACAAGCTGATCGAAGACGCCAACGTGGAAACCGATGGCGCCAAGCGTGAAGCCATGCTGCAGCAGGCGGAAAAAATCCTCTACGACGACGCCGCCTTTGTGCCCCTGCACTGGCAGAACCTGGCCTGGGGCGCCCGCGACAACGTGCAGGCCGAAGCCATCGTCAACGCCATGGACTTCCCCTATCTGGGTGACCTGGTCGTCGAAGAATAAGACCGGGAGCAGGGAATAAAACCGGGATCAGAGACTTGGGACTTGGGACTGGGGACTAGCCCTCGTTCCAGTCCCTGATCCCCAGTCCCCAATCCCGCAATTGGAATTCAAAGATGTTTACTTTTCTGCTTAAACGGGTGTTTCAGGCCCTGGTGGTAATGTTTGTTATCAGCCTGGTGGCCTTCTCCATTCAGGACAACCTGGGTGACCCGCTGCGCGAGCTGGTGGGGCAGTCGGTGTCGGAAGAAGTGCGCCAGCAGATGCGCGACCAGCTGGGCCTGAACGATCCCTTTCTGGTGAAATACGGCCGTTTTGTGGGCAATGCGCTGCAGGGCGACTTTGGCACCTCCTATTTCTTCAAGCAGCCCACCCTGGAGGTGATTTTTGAAAAGCTGCCGGCCACCCTGGAGCTGGTATTTTGCGCCAGCCTGATCATTGTGGGCCTGAGCATTCCCCTGGGGGTGTATTCGGCCATCAAGCCCCGGGCCGTGCTGTCCAAGGTGATCATGGGCGTCAGCATAGTGGGCATTTCGGTGCCGGTGTTCCTCACCGCCATTTTGCTGATGTACGTGTTTTCCATCGAGCTCGGCTGGCTGCCCGCCTATGGCCGGGGCGAGCTCACCAGCCCGCTCGGCTGGGAGTCGGGGCTGTTCAACTGGCAGGGCTTTCGCAACCTGATTTTGCCGAGTATTGCGCTGTCGTCCATCATGCTGCCGCTGTTCATTCGCCTGGTGCGCTCGGAAATGCTGGAGCAGCTCAGTGCCGAATACGTCAAGTTTGCCTGGGCCAAGGGCCTGGGCAAATACCGCATCTGGTTTGTGCATGCGCTGAAAAACACCCTGCTGCCGTTGATCACCGTGGGCGGCGTGCAGATAGGCACCATGGTGGCCTACACCATTCTCACCGAAACCGTGTTTCAGTGGCCGGGCATCGGCCTGCTGTTCCTGGAGGCGATCACCCGGGTGGACACGCCGCTCATTACCACTTACGTGATTTTCGTGGGCTTTATCTTCGTGGTGACCAACACCATTGTCGACCTGATCTACGGCCTGGTGAATCCCACCGTCAACCTGGCTGCAAAGGGATAAACACATGAGTAGCGAACTTTCTCAGGGGCGTTGGGCCCGTTTTCGCCAGTCGGACTTTCTCTACCACTTTCTGCGCGACAAGGTCGCCATGGTCAGCTTTGCGGTGTTTGTGGCGCTGGCGGCGGCGGCCTTTCTGTCGCCGCTGATTGCGCCCCACAACCCTTACGATTTGGCAACCATCGACATTCTCGACTCCGAGCTGCCGCCGAGCTGGCTGGAGATGGGGGACGAGCGCTTCTGGCTTGGCACCGACGTGCAGGGCCGGGACATTTTCAGCACCATTCTGTATGGCTCCCGCGTGTCGCTGATCATCGGCCTGGGAGCGGTGGCGCTGCAGCTGGTTATCGGCATAGTGGTGGGGCTGAGTGCCGGCTATTTCGGCGGGCGCATCGACAACCTGCTGATGCGCATTGCCGACGTGCAGTTGTCATTCTCCACCATGATGGTGGCGATCATTGTGTCGGCGGTGTTTCAGGCCACCCTGGGCGCCGATTTTTACGCCCAGTATGCAGTGCTGATGCTGGTGGTGATCATCGGCCTGGCCGAATGGCCGCAATACGCCCGCACCATTCGCGCCACCGTGCTGGCGGAAAAGAAAAAGGAATACGTGGAAGCGGCGCGGGTGATGGGCTTCAGATCCCTGCGCATCATGTTCCGCCATATTCTCCCCAATTGCCTGTCGCCGATACTGGTGATCTCCACGGTGCAGGTGGCCAACGCCATCATGAGCGAGGCGGCGCTGTCCTTTCTCGGGCTCGGCATGCCGGTGGACAAGCCTTCGCTGGGGTCGCTGATCAGTATGGGCTTCAGCTACATCTTCTCCGGCTCCTGGTGGATCACCGCCTTTCCCGGCATTTACCTGGTGGTGCTGGTGCTGGTGATCAATCTGCTCGGCGACTGGCTGCGGGATGTGTTCAACCCCAAGATCTACAAGGGCTAAAAACCTTAATATTCGTTATCCCGAAAGGCCCACAAAAACCGTCTCCCCGCAAACTTTCAGCATATGTCACCCCCGCGAAGGCGGGGGGCCATGT
This window contains:
- the ribE gene encoding 6,7-dimethyl-8-ribityllumazine synthase, translating into MKVIEGLMAAPEAKVAIVVARFNSFINDSLVAGALDVLKRQGQVKDDNITLVRVPGAVEIALACKKLAKTGKYDAIVALGCVIRGGTYHFDLVANENSKTMSSVMMDYEIPVAFGVLTTENIEQAIERAGTKAGNKGAEAALSALEMINVLQQLD
- the nusB gene encoding transcription antitermination factor NusB; the encoded protein is MKPSERRKARRFATQAIYQWQMTKDNVADIAQQFALEQETKGVDMDYFRDLLFGVSVHATDLDGVFSPYLSRPLAELDMVDKAVLRLACYELTRREDVPYRVVINEAIELAKAFAAEDSHKFVNGVLDKVVKQLKK
- the thiL gene encoding thiamine-phosphate kinase gives rise to the protein MNEFEIIKQYFTGHSGRKDVIMGPGDDCALLQMPPNTWLAVSTDTLVADVHFFAGMDPVALGHRALAVNLSDLAAMGADPCWVSLALTLPQVDEAWLKGFCEGFFELAEYYNVALVGGDMTKGPLSITVTVHGTLPEGKGLRRNGARAGDGIYVTGTLGDAALGLQQQLGHIQVGESHQDFVRTKFEHPHPRILAGQALRDIASSALDLSDGLLGDLGHITTASNVRAVLELEQLPLSQAMTDTVELERAWQLALTGGDDYELCFTVPEVHRGQLETALAHCGVKFTRIGRMVAGEPGVELHADGKPYQLAARSWDHFRSGE
- a CDS encoding phosphatidylglycerophosphatase A, with translation MRKPELAALKLSNPLHLLALGFGSGLSPIMPGTMGTLAAIPFYLLIADLPLWLYGVLLLVGFVAGIKICNAATAAIGRHDHGAIVWDEFIGFGVTMVAAPAGWQWLATGFVLFRFFDMVKPWPIGWFDRRVHGGFGIMLDDVIAGLFALACLQGLALYF
- a CDS encoding ABC transporter ATP-binding protein; protein product: MSLLEVKNLRIEYPSRHGVMAAVEDLSFSIEKGEILGVVGESGAGKSTIGNAVIDLLSPPGRIARGDVWLDGEKISGQPSAAMSAVRGKRIGFIFQDPMTSLNPLFTVEFQMVETLLANTGLGREAARNKAIALLDAVGIAQPELRIKQYPHQFSGGMRQRVVIAIALSCDPELIIADEPTTALDVSIQDQILTLIRSLCKERNVGCMLVTHDMGVVSNVTDRVAVMYRGRLMEIGPTEQVLGRPEHAYTKSLISAVPRSDIKLRRFPLVSYIEDAKEKVSLDLKHHWLGQSQDQRAYDGALLRVEHCNLRFVTKDSIFPSRREYLQATNDVSFEIFEGETFGLVGESGSGKSTIARAITGLYPPDTGKIWFEGIELTAIRTEQERRPLRRQMQMVFQNPYSSLNPRMRVADIIAEPIRFHGLAASEGQIRGIVADLLDYVGLGRAAGVKFPHEFSGGQRQRISIARALATRPRLLICDEPTSALDVSVQAQILNLLKDLQDELKLTMLFISHDLPVIRQMCDRIGVMKKGTLVEVAPTEQLFTNAADPYSRSLISLMPEFRGMSREGLDISEQA
- a CDS encoding ABC transporter substrate-binding protein — encoded protein: MKKGLNRIAAALVAAGFAFSVQAADITIAYDADPVSMDPHEQLSGATLEMSHLVFDPLVRWTRDFKFEPRLAEKWERVDDNTMRFHLRQGVKFHSGNDFTADDVVWTFNRLKTSPDFKAIFEPFAEARKVDDHTVDLVTKGPFPLVLNTVTYLFPMDSQFYSGTTADGKDKGEVVKHGSSFASTNPSGTGPFKLKFRQQGVKVEYERNADYWDKTSPGNVDNMTLVPIKEDATRVAALLAGDVDFIKPVSPNDHKRVESASGVKLITEPGTRIITFQLNQDRFEPFRDVRVRQAVNYAINQEGIVQRIMRGFATTAGQQAPAGYVGHNPELVPLFDLDKAKALMAEAGYQDGFKVSMIAPNNRYVNDYRIAEAVKAMLARINIDVDLKTMPVAQYWPEFDKCAADMLMIGWHSDTEDTANFSEFLTMTRNEETGRGQYNCGHYSNPELDKLIEDANVETDGAKREAMLQQAEKILYDDAAFVPLHWQNLAWGARDNVQAEAIVNAMDFPYLGDLVVEE
- a CDS encoding ABC transporter permease, coding for MFTFLLKRVFQALVVMFVISLVAFSIQDNLGDPLRELVGQSVSEEVRQQMRDQLGLNDPFLVKYGRFVGNALQGDFGTSYFFKQPTLEVIFEKLPATLELVFCASLIIVGLSIPLGVYSAIKPRAVLSKVIMGVSIVGISVPVFLTAILLMYVFSIELGWLPAYGRGELTSPLGWESGLFNWQGFRNLILPSIALSSIMLPLFIRLVRSEMLEQLSAEYVKFAWAKGLGKYRIWFVHALKNTLLPLITVGGVQIGTMVAYTILTETVFQWPGIGLLFLEAITRVDTPLITTYVIFVGFIFVVTNTIVDLIYGLVNPTVNLAAKG
- a CDS encoding ABC transporter permease, whose translation is MSSELSQGRWARFRQSDFLYHFLRDKVAMVSFAVFVALAAAAFLSPLIAPHNPYDLATIDILDSELPPSWLEMGDERFWLGTDVQGRDIFSTILYGSRVSLIIGLGAVALQLVIGIVVGLSAGYFGGRIDNLLMRIADVQLSFSTMMVAIIVSAVFQATLGADFYAQYAVLMLVVIIGLAEWPQYARTIRATVLAEKKKEYVEAARVMGFRSLRIMFRHILPNCLSPILVISTVQVANAIMSEAALSFLGLGMPVDKPSLGSLISMGFSYIFSGSWWITAFPGIYLVVLVLVINLLGDWLRDVFNPKIYKG